A single genomic interval of Amycolatopsis albispora harbors:
- a CDS encoding glutathionylspermidine synthase family protein, with the protein MHRESSTPRRDWQRTVEEQGLVFGTPARYGSGQSRPYWDESVHYVLPMDEVLSVEADVELLHSMCLEAVDNVILTERYRDFGIPEWVWPHIAESWKRRDPHVYGRFDLRYDGKSPAKLLEYNADTPTSLLEAAVIQWHWKTEVFPDDDQWNSIHEKLVERWGEIGDLLPSKELHFSWSTADPTGEDHITTSYLQETAAEAGLDTVGLAIEEIGWDPVLKRFVDLEEAPMNTVVKLYPWEWVVEEEFGRYAVETLPRTLWVEPLWKMLLSNKALLAILWENYPGHPNLLPAFNDDPGLLTEYVRKPKLGREGANVQIVATGYETQTGGVYGAEGYVYQAFDPLPEFDGFRPALGAWIVGDQAAGLGIRETAGLVTDDGAAFIPHRIPE; encoded by the coding sequence TTGCACAGGGAATCCAGCACTCCCCGGCGGGACTGGCAGCGCACCGTCGAGGAGCAGGGCCTGGTGTTCGGCACGCCCGCGCGGTACGGCAGCGGGCAGTCGCGGCCCTACTGGGACGAGTCGGTGCACTACGTGCTGCCGATGGACGAGGTGCTCTCCGTCGAAGCCGACGTGGAACTGCTGCACTCGATGTGCCTGGAAGCGGTCGACAACGTCATCCTCACCGAGCGCTACCGCGACTTCGGCATCCCCGAATGGGTCTGGCCGCACATCGCCGAGTCGTGGAAGCGCCGCGATCCGCACGTCTACGGCCGCTTCGACCTGCGTTACGACGGCAAGAGCCCGGCCAAGCTGCTGGAGTACAACGCCGACACCCCGACCTCGCTGCTCGAGGCCGCGGTGATCCAGTGGCACTGGAAAACCGAGGTGTTCCCGGACGACGACCAGTGGAACTCCATCCACGAGAAGCTGGTCGAGCGCTGGGGCGAGATCGGCGACCTGCTGCCGTCGAAGGAACTGCACTTCAGCTGGTCCACCGCGGACCCGACCGGTGAGGACCACATCACCACCTCCTACCTGCAGGAGACCGCCGCCGAGGCGGGCCTGGACACGGTCGGCCTGGCGATCGAGGAGATCGGCTGGGACCCGGTGCTCAAGCGGTTCGTCGACCTCGAAGAGGCCCCGATGAACACCGTGGTGAAGCTCTACCCGTGGGAATGGGTGGTCGAGGAGGAGTTCGGCCGCTACGCGGTGGAGACGCTGCCGCGCACGCTGTGGGTCGAGCCGCTGTGGAAGATGCTGCTGTCGAACAAGGCGCTGCTGGCGATCCTGTGGGAGAACTACCCGGGGCACCCGAACCTGCTGCCCGCCTTCAACGACGACCCCGGCCTGCTCACCGAGTACGTGCGCAAGCCGAAGCTCGGCCGTGAGGGCGCCAACGTGCAGATCGTGGCCACCGGCTACGAAACGCAGACCGGCGGCGTCTACGGCGCGGAGGGTTACGTCTACCAGGCGTTCGACCCGCTGCCCGAGTTCGACGGCTTCCGCCCGGCGCTGGGCGCGTGGATCGTCGGCGACCAGGCGGCCGGGCTCGGCATCCGCGAAACGGCGGGCCTGGTGACCGACGACGGCGCCGCGTTCATCCCCCACCGCATCCCCGAGTGA
- a CDS encoding SDR family NAD(P)-dependent oxidoreductase, translated as MSVLPRVLDVVADRAVVPGYTKLGFLLRRRFWDPLPPDALRGKVVVITGANSGLGKAAATGMARLGAEVRLVVRDPQRGERAKADILAEVPGAALRVDRCDVSDLDDVRRFAATVSELDVLVHNAGTMPAARAETTQGNELTLATHVLGPHLLTGLLVPVLREGVPGRVIFVSSGGMYTQPLRVDDPQYREGEYNGTKAYARTKRMQVVLALLWGRRLECDGITVHSTHPGWAATPGVTGSLPGFAKVMGPLLRDAGQGADTVIWLAAAEEGGRPETTGRFWHDRAPRPAHYLPRTRETAAQRDALWQFCEERTRR; from the coding sequence GTGAGCGTGCTCCCGAGAGTCCTGGACGTGGTCGCGGATCGCGCCGTCGTTCCCGGCTACACGAAGCTGGGTTTCCTGCTGCGCCGCCGGTTCTGGGATCCGTTGCCGCCGGATGCGCTGCGCGGCAAGGTGGTGGTGATCACCGGCGCGAACTCGGGCCTCGGCAAGGCCGCCGCCACCGGCATGGCGCGGCTCGGCGCCGAGGTGCGGCTGGTGGTCCGCGACCCCCAGCGCGGCGAGCGCGCGAAGGCCGACATCCTGGCCGAGGTGCCCGGCGCCGCGCTGCGCGTGGACCGCTGCGATGTGTCCGATTTGGACGATGTGCGCCGGTTCGCGGCCACCGTCTCCGAGCTGGACGTGCTGGTGCACAACGCGGGCACGATGCCGGCCGCACGCGCCGAAACCACGCAGGGCAACGAACTCACCCTCGCCACGCACGTGCTCGGCCCGCACCTGCTGACCGGACTGCTCGTGCCGGTCCTGCGCGAGGGCGTGCCGGGCCGGGTCATCTTCGTGTCGTCCGGCGGGATGTACACGCAGCCACTGCGCGTCGACGATCCGCAGTACCGCGAGGGCGAGTACAACGGCACCAAGGCCTACGCCAGGACCAAGCGCATGCAGGTGGTGCTCGCGCTGCTCTGGGGCAGGCGGCTGGAATGCGACGGGATCACCGTGCACAGCACGCACCCGGGCTGGGCGGCCACGCCGGGCGTGACCGGCTCGCTGCCCGGTTTCGCCAAGGTGATGGGCCCGCTGCTGCGCGACGCCGGCCAGGGCGCGGACACCGTGATCTGGCTCGCCGCGGCCGAGGAGGGCGGACGCCCGGAGACCACCGGCCGGTTCTGGCACGACCGCGCGCCGCGACCGGCGCACTACCTGCCGCGCACACGGGAAACCGCGGCACAACGCGACGCGCTCTGGCAGTTCTGCGAGGAACGGACAAGAAGATGA
- a CDS encoding DUF2252 domain-containing protein: MRADAGAFRRKFRKMAAAPFAFYRGSACLFYADMAAEHDRWADDRTSRVWIEGDLHAENFGTYMDAAGALVFDINDFDEAYLGSFTWDLKRLAASVALMAWGKAISDVDIEQLIATYLRSYVRQVREFAERPGDEMFKLQLDTTEGLLHDVLLQARLSTRVGLLDQVTVVEDYDRRFRLGPGVRELDPAERTAVERAYESYLDTIPAGKRFGSATYRVKDVVGRKGFGIGSAGLPAYNILVEGPTQALDNDVVLSMKQGNVPAPSRIVNEERIHEYFRHEGHRTAVSQRALQAHADPWLGYTELDGTGFVVAELSPYVTDLDWSELTEPEDMAPVLDYLGRATAKMHCVADSDSEQTLVQFQCEEAIAAAIGTEEDAFVKELTEFGTAYAELTRDDHRLFVDAFRNGQIPGV, translated from the coding sequence ATGCGCGCGGACGCGGGTGCGTTCCGCCGCAAGTTCCGCAAGATGGCCGCCGCGCCGTTCGCCTTCTACCGCGGTTCGGCGTGCCTGTTCTACGCCGACATGGCCGCCGAGCACGACCGCTGGGCCGACGACCGGACGAGTCGCGTGTGGATCGAGGGCGACCTGCACGCGGAGAACTTCGGCACCTACATGGACGCCGCCGGCGCGCTGGTCTTCGACATCAACGACTTCGACGAGGCCTATCTCGGCAGCTTCACCTGGGACCTCAAGCGGCTGGCCGCGTCGGTGGCGCTGATGGCCTGGGGCAAGGCGATCTCCGACGTGGACATCGAGCAGCTGATCGCCACCTACCTGCGCAGCTACGTCCGCCAGGTGCGCGAGTTCGCCGAACGCCCCGGCGACGAGATGTTCAAGCTGCAACTGGACACCACCGAGGGCCTGCTGCACGACGTGCTGCTGCAGGCGCGGCTGTCCACCAGGGTCGGCCTGCTCGACCAGGTGACCGTGGTGGAGGACTACGACCGCCGGTTCCGCCTCGGTCCCGGGGTGCGCGAGCTGGACCCGGCCGAGCGCACCGCGGTCGAGCGCGCGTACGAGTCCTATTTGGACACCATCCCGGCGGGCAAGCGGTTCGGCAGCGCCACCTACCGGGTCAAGGACGTGGTGGGGCGCAAGGGCTTCGGCATCGGCTCGGCCGGGCTGCCCGCGTACAACATCCTGGTCGAGGGGCCCACCCAGGCGCTGGACAACGACGTGGTGCTGTCGATGAAGCAGGGCAACGTGCCCGCGCCGAGCCGGATCGTCAACGAGGAGCGCATCCACGAGTACTTCCGGCACGAGGGCCACCGCACGGCGGTCTCGCAGCGCGCGCTCCAGGCACACGCGGACCCGTGGCTGGGTTACACCGAGCTGGACGGCACCGGGTTCGTGGTCGCCGAGCTGTCGCCGTACGTGACCGATCTCGACTGGTCGGAGCTGACCGAGCCGGAGGACATGGCGCCGGTGCTGGACTACCTCGGCCGCGCCACCGCGAAGATGCACTGCGTGGCCGACTCGGACTCGGAGCAGACGCTGGTCCAGTTCCAGTGCGAGGAAGCCATCGCGGCGGCGATCGGCACCGAAGAGGACGCCTTCGTCAAGGAGCTGACCGAGTTCGGCACCGCCTACGCGGAGCTGACCCGGGACGACCACCGCCTGTTCGTCGACGCGTTCCGGAACGGCCAGATCCCCGGCGTCTGA
- a CDS encoding septum formation family protein → MPAESERFRSRNERVRTWLLMAGVSLGAIIALSLSVLFSWGNDDITGGGGGGRSEAEKAAREAFHSPPGTCLTWELPDAADARKVGCEQPHLFEVIGVVDVAPQYPPGVPSPDLAQWRQLGQERCAETAESYLKKPLDPVGKLSIGVLHPSEPEWAEGDRQLRCGLQWASPGGQLQKLTGSAVDEDQSNVWQVGTCLALTGKTVGDPIDCAQPHAYEIIGLLDLADKFDGDEVPSEDDQKTWLDTECSKIAEEYTGGTDLTEKKLILTWDLREAESWEAGSTKVNCKVGAKLEDGSGLAPVTGSLHSDGQAPKTSTATPEPPPTSAVPADPNAGNEPPSDNHEQVPPSGVESPVPPEQPQPPPGT, encoded by the coding sequence ATGCCTGCCGAATCGGAACGGTTCCGTTCCCGGAACGAACGCGTGCGCACCTGGCTGCTGATGGCCGGGGTGTCGCTGGGCGCGATCATCGCGCTCTCGCTCAGCGTGCTGTTCTCCTGGGGGAACGACGACATCACCGGCGGCGGTGGTGGCGGCCGGTCGGAGGCAGAGAAGGCCGCGCGCGAAGCCTTCCACTCGCCCCCGGGGACCTGCCTGACCTGGGAACTCCCGGACGCCGCCGACGCGAGGAAGGTCGGCTGCGAGCAACCTCACCTGTTCGAGGTGATCGGCGTGGTGGACGTGGCGCCGCAGTACCCGCCGGGCGTGCCGTCGCCGGATCTGGCGCAGTGGCGGCAGCTCGGGCAGGAGCGCTGCGCGGAGACCGCCGAGAGCTACCTCAAGAAGCCGCTCGACCCGGTGGGCAAGCTCTCCATCGGCGTCCTCCACCCGAGTGAGCCCGAATGGGCCGAAGGTGACCGCCAGTTGCGCTGCGGCCTCCAGTGGGCCTCGCCCGGCGGGCAGCTGCAGAAGCTGACCGGCAGCGCGGTCGACGAGGACCAGTCGAACGTCTGGCAGGTGGGCACCTGCCTGGCGCTGACCGGCAAGACCGTCGGCGACCCGATCGACTGCGCCCAGCCGCACGCCTACGAGATCATCGGGCTGCTGGACCTGGCCGACAAGTTCGACGGCGACGAGGTGCCCTCGGAGGACGACCAGAAGACCTGGCTGGACACCGAGTGCAGCAAGATCGCCGAGGAGTACACCGGCGGCACCGACCTGACCGAGAAGAAGCTGATCCTGACCTGGGACCTGCGGGAGGCCGAGAGCTGGGAGGCCGGGTCCACCAAGGTCAACTGCAAGGTCGGCGCGAAGCTGGAGGACGGCAGCGGGCTGGCCCCGGTGACCGGCAGCCTGCACTCCGACGGGCAGGCCCCGAAGACCTCCACCGCCACCCCGGAGCCGCCGCCCACCTCCGCGGTACCCGCCGACCCGAACGCCGGCAACGAGCCGCCGTCGGACAACCACGAGCAGGTTCCGCCGTCCGGCGTGGAGTCGCCGGTGCCGCCGGAACAACCACAGCCGCCCCCGGGGACCTGA
- a CDS encoding DUF4232 domain-containing protein encodes MKNRNWVTVATFATLGLALAACGEQAPQTASPAASTPTSSASPTSETTTTPPATTTESSASPGGEAPGANGDNLCKVDDLTITLGGGEGAAGTVYRQLEFINSGKRTCTIQGFPGVSYTAGGDEHQVGPAAFREGTKGEPIELAPGQKATADVGFVQVRNYDPGTCQPTPVTGIKVYPPQETAYKIVPFEGTGCASEQIPGNQLTVKTIQR; translated from the coding sequence ATGAAAAATCGTAACTGGGTCACCGTGGCTACCTTCGCGACGCTGGGCCTCGCCCTGGCGGCCTGCGGCGAACAGGCACCGCAGACGGCCTCCCCCGCGGCGAGCACACCGACCAGCTCGGCGTCGCCCACTTCGGAGACGACCACCACACCACCGGCCACCACCACCGAGAGCAGTGCGTCACCAGGGGGAGAAGCACCCGGCGCGAACGGTGACAACCTGTGCAAGGTCGACGACCTGACCATCACGCTCGGTGGCGGCGAAGGCGCGGCGGGCACCGTTTACCGCCAGCTCGAATTCATCAATTCGGGCAAGCGCACCTGCACCATCCAGGGCTTCCCTGGCGTTTCGTACACCGCGGGCGGCGACGAGCACCAGGTCGGCCCGGCCGCCTTCCGCGAGGGCACCAAGGGCGAGCCGATCGAGCTGGCGCCGGGCCAGAAGGCCACCGCCGACGTGGGCTTCGTGCAGGTCCGCAACTACGACCCCGGCACCTGCCAGCCGACGCCGGTCACCGGCATCAAGGTCTACCCGCCCCAGGAGACCGCGTACAAGATCGTGCCGTTCGAGGGCACCGGCTGCGCCAGCGAACAGATCCCGGGCAACCAGCTCACCGTGAAGACCATCCAGCGGTAG
- the tenA gene encoding thiaminase II, with protein sequence MPGFCDEAWRRTAKLQQSVLAHPFNEELAAGTLSPERFQFYLAQDARYLIGFGRALAVAATRAPDPADLSFFAGAAREAVVVERALHEGYFEKFGLSEADLDAIETSPTCLAYTSYLLAVAQAGSYPELIAALLPCFWIYQHVGEHILANQSGDAENPYQAWIDTYADDEFAAAVTSCREAVDRAAESADEVTRSRMFSAFTRACEYEWLFWDSAHRMEAWPTAHLR encoded by the coding sequence ATGCCCGGATTCTGTGACGAAGCGTGGCGGCGCACGGCGAAGCTACAACAGTCCGTGTTGGCCCACCCGTTCAACGAAGAGCTGGCGGCGGGCACGTTGTCGCCCGAACGGTTCCAGTTCTACCTCGCCCAGGACGCCCGTTACCTGATCGGGTTCGGCCGGGCGCTGGCGGTGGCCGCCACCCGCGCGCCCGACCCCGCCGACCTCAGCTTCTTCGCCGGTGCGGCCCGCGAAGCCGTGGTGGTCGAACGCGCGCTGCACGAGGGCTACTTCGAGAAGTTCGGGCTGAGCGAAGCCGATCTCGACGCCATCGAGACCTCCCCGACCTGCCTCGCCTACACCTCGTACCTGCTCGCCGTGGCCCAGGCGGGCAGCTATCCGGAGCTGATCGCGGCGCTGCTGCCGTGCTTCTGGATCTACCAGCACGTCGGCGAGCACATCCTGGCCAACCAGAGCGGCGACGCCGAAAACCCGTATCAGGCGTGGATCGACACCTACGCCGACGACGAGTTCGCCGCCGCGGTCACCAGCTGCCGCGAAGCAGTGGACCGCGCCGCCGAATCGGCTGACGAGGTGACCCGATCGCGCATGTTTTCCGCGTTCACCCGCGCGTGTGAGTACGAATGGCTGTTCTGGGACTCGGCGCACCGGATGGAGGCCTGGCCCACCGCGCACCTGCGCTGA
- a CDS encoding YkvA family protein has translation MTGVFWIDMVFGLVLGLLLLWPALLLALVVWRPKGGLLPEAVRLLPDLLRLLRGLAADKSQPGGVRIRISLVFAYLASPIDLVPDFVPAVGRRDDAILATAALRSIARQVGMGPIHRHWTGSPQGFAVLRELCDPEVIAAREPDYAERPTKPNQYP, from the coding sequence ATGACCGGCGTTTTCTGGATCGACATGGTGTTCGGCCTGGTGCTCGGCCTGTTGCTGCTCTGGCCCGCGCTGCTGCTCGCTCTGGTGGTCTGGCGGCCGAAGGGCGGGTTGCTGCCCGAGGCCGTGCGCCTGCTGCCCGACCTGCTGCGGCTGCTGCGCGGCCTGGCCGCCGACAAGAGCCAGCCGGGTGGGGTGCGGATCCGGATCAGCCTGGTGTTCGCCTATCTCGCCTCGCCGATCGACCTGGTGCCCGACTTCGTGCCCGCGGTCGGCAGGCGGGACGACGCCATTCTGGCCACCGCGGCGCTGCGCTCGATCGCCCGCCAGGTCGGCATGGGGCCGATCCACCGCCACTGGACCGGCAGCCCGCAGGGTTTCGCCGTGCTGCGGGAACTCTGCGACCCCGAGGTGATCGCCGCCCGCGAGCCGGACTACGCCGAACGGCCCACGAAGCCGAACCAGTACCCCTGA
- a CDS encoding histidine phosphatase family protein, producing the protein MKLYLIRHAQSESNVLKTLNTALPGPPLTELGREQAAALADRLADEPVRAVYASMATRAQQTAAPVAEVFGMRVQPVEGVHEINVGDLEDRADQAALKVFAEVMHSWTRGELDVPLPGGETGAQVRDRYRKAVGDLRAKHEAADADGVVVLVGHGGSIRLAAEWLCDNVRPELADAGLIPNTGIVQLESVDGGWRCLRWVDDPV; encoded by the coding sequence GTGAAGCTGTACCTGATCCGGCATGCGCAGAGCGAGTCGAACGTGCTCAAGACGCTGAACACCGCGCTGCCGGGCCCGCCGCTGACCGAGCTCGGCCGGGAGCAGGCCGCCGCGCTGGCGGACCGGCTGGCCGACGAGCCGGTGCGCGCGGTGTACGCCTCGATGGCGACCAGGGCGCAGCAGACCGCGGCGCCGGTGGCCGAGGTGTTCGGCATGCGGGTGCAGCCGGTCGAAGGGGTGCACGAGATCAACGTCGGTGACCTGGAGGACCGCGCCGACCAGGCGGCGCTGAAGGTGTTCGCCGAGGTCATGCACTCGTGGACGCGGGGAGAGCTGGACGTGCCGCTACCCGGCGGGGAGACCGGCGCGCAGGTGCGTGACCGGTACCGCAAGGCGGTCGGCGACCTGCGTGCCAAGCACGAGGCCGCCGACGCCGACGGGGTGGTGGTGCTGGTCGGGCACGGCGGCTCGATCCGCCTGGCCGCCGAATGGCTGTGCGACAACGTCCGGCCGGAGCTGGCCGACGCCGGCCTGATCCCCAACACCGGCATCGTGCAGCTGGAGTCGGTGGACGGCGGCTGGCGGTGCCTGCGCTGGGTGGACGACCCGGTGTGA
- the pheA gene encoding prephenate dehydratase produces MSRIAYFGPQGTFTEQAARTLTVDDELLPVETIPAALAAVRKGEADAACVPVENSVEGPVTATLDGLAEQELLVAVAEALLPVHFTVLARTDGEPIRTVASHPHALAQVRQWLEVNLPDARPVAASSTAAAAVGVRQGEFDAAVTAPVAAEHYPLRVLATEVADVRDARTRFLLLKPPGELPEPTGADRTSIVAAAANRTGTLAELLTELATRGINLTRLDARPTKGNFGEYLFFMDFEGHISEPRIGDALAALRRRCSGLRFLGSHPRADQVAATIQPGAANDDFTGAVDWVAAVRRGELA; encoded by the coding sequence GTGTCTCGAATCGCCTATTTCGGCCCGCAGGGGACTTTCACCGAGCAGGCCGCCCGCACGTTGACCGTTGACGACGAACTGCTCCCGGTGGAGACCATTCCGGCGGCGCTGGCCGCGGTGCGCAAGGGCGAGGCCGACGCGGCCTGCGTGCCGGTGGAGAACTCGGTGGAGGGACCGGTCACCGCGACCCTGGACGGGCTCGCCGAGCAGGAACTGCTGGTGGCCGTGGCCGAGGCGCTGCTCCCGGTGCACTTCACCGTGCTGGCCAGGACCGACGGCGAGCCGATCCGCACGGTGGCCAGCCATCCGCACGCGCTCGCGCAGGTGCGGCAGTGGCTGGAGGTCAACCTGCCGGACGCGCGGCCGGTGGCGGCGTCGTCCACCGCGGCCGCCGCGGTCGGCGTGCGGCAGGGCGAGTTCGACGCGGCGGTGACCGCGCCGGTGGCGGCCGAGCACTACCCGCTGCGCGTGCTGGCCACCGAGGTGGCCGACGTGCGGGACGCCAGGACGCGGTTCCTGCTGCTCAAGCCGCCGGGCGAGCTGCCGGAGCCGACCGGGGCCGACCGCACCTCGATCGTGGCCGCCGCCGCGAACCGCACCGGCACGCTGGCCGAGTTGCTCACCGAGCTGGCCACCCGCGGCATCAACCTGACCCGCCTCGACGCGCGGCCGACCAAGGGAAACTTCGGCGAATACCTGTTCTTCATGGACTTCGAAGGGCATATTTCGGAGCCGCGCATCGGCGACGCGCTGGCCGCGCTGCGGCGGCGCTGCTCCGGCCTGCGCTTCCTCGGCTCGCACCCGCGGGCCGACCAGGTGGCGGCGACCATCCAGCCGGGCGCCGCGAACGACGATTTCACCGGAGCCGTGGACTGGGTGGCCGCGGTCCGGAGAGGAGAACTGGCGTGA
- a CDS encoding DUF350 domain-containing protein produces the protein MTTTLALSETFGSDLVRGIGAILLYGVIGLLLMLIGFYAIDWTTPGKLSDLVRRGLPNAVIVTASGLLSMAFIVVVAIFNSASDLTEGLITSLVYGLLGIVVQVLAVRLLEWATRIDVGSTIESEKFAPASIVVAAAHLALGLVVAVGIS, from the coding sequence GTGACGACGACTCTCGCCCTGTCCGAGACCTTCGGCTCGGACCTGGTCCGCGGCATCGGCGCCATCCTGCTCTACGGCGTGATCGGCCTGCTGCTCATGCTGATCGGGTTCTACGCCATCGACTGGACCACCCCGGGCAAGCTGTCCGACCTGGTCCGCCGCGGGCTGCCGAACGCCGTCATCGTCACCGCCTCCGGGCTGCTGTCGATGGCGTTCATCGTGGTGGTGGCGATCTTCAACTCGGCGAGCGACCTGACCGAGGGCCTGATCACGTCGCTGGTCTACGGCCTGCTTGGCATCGTGGTCCAGGTGCTGGCGGTGCGCCTGCTGGAATGGGCCACCCGGATCGACGTCGGCTCCACCATCGAGAGCGAGAAGTTCGCCCCGGCCAGCATCGTGGTGGCCGCCGCGCACCTCGCCCTCGGTCTTGTGGTGGCCGTCGGCATCAGCTGA
- a CDS encoding metallopeptidase family protein, with amino-acid sequence MPVEMTLARFEELVAEALDEVPPQFAAAMDNVVVLVEEYNEEEPGILGLYHGIALTERNSDYGGVLPDRISIYRQPLLAMCSSEAEVVEEVLVTVVHEIAHHFGIDDARLHELGWG; translated from the coding sequence ATGCCGGTCGAAATGACGCTCGCGCGGTTCGAGGAACTGGTCGCCGAGGCGCTGGACGAGGTGCCACCGCAGTTCGCCGCCGCGATGGACAACGTGGTGGTGCTGGTCGAGGAGTACAACGAGGAGGAGCCGGGCATTCTCGGGCTCTACCACGGCATCGCGCTGACCGAGCGCAACTCCGACTACGGCGGGGTGCTGCCGGACCGCATCTCGATCTACCGGCAGCCGCTGCTGGCGATGTGCTCGTCGGAGGCGGAGGTGGTCGAAGAGGTGCTGGTCACCGTGGTGCACGAGATCGCCCACCACTTCGGCATCGACGACGCCCGGCTGCACGAACTCGGCTGGGGCTGA
- a CDS encoding alkaline phosphatase D family protein gives MTGLVLGPQLRHVDENSATIWVETDGPCTVSVLGTSVPTFAAGGRHYALVVLSGLEPATSTPYDVRLDGEQVWPPPGYTRPAPRIRTLSEKDGRFRIVFGSCRKPREMPSLGYDALVAYARRMATLDESEWPESLLLLGDQVYADETTREMQAWLASRRDTGKPPGTEVADFEEYARLYQEAWHDDWLRWLLSTVPTSMIFDDHDVRDDWNTSEAWREQMAALDWWPQRIQGALASYWIYQHIGNLSPAELAEDPTFQQVTKSGVDNLPALREFAHEADAEADGKKGARWSYRRDFGPVRLLVIDTRAGRVLHDGHRSMVDEDEFTWIERNADGEYDHLLIGTSLPWLLPRSLAQLQSANEVACRRPGLRGRVAEWVRQTGDLEHWSAFRTSFDRLSGLITRTGRAERGPASISVLSGDVHHAYIAKAGYAPEVPAAINQLTCSPLHNTVPWYMRLVFRIGWWRAAEAVADRLARRAGVPPLPLRWTRTSGPHFGNAIATIDVDGRDAVAFLEQSGEAGLTRLPPVRLTER, from the coding sequence ATGACCGGGTTGGTGCTGGGCCCGCAACTGCGGCACGTGGACGAGAATTCCGCCACCATCTGGGTGGAGACCGACGGCCCGTGCACGGTCAGCGTGCTCGGCACCAGTGTGCCCACCTTCGCCGCCGGCGGGCGCCACTACGCGCTGGTGGTCCTGTCCGGGCTCGAACCGGCCACCAGCACGCCGTACGACGTGCGCCTGGACGGTGAGCAGGTCTGGCCGCCACCCGGGTACACCCGGCCCGCGCCGCGCATCCGCACGCTGTCCGAAAAGGACGGTCGATTCCGGATCGTCTTCGGTTCCTGCCGCAAACCGCGCGAAATGCCCTCGCTCGGTTACGACGCGCTGGTCGCCTACGCCCGCCGGATGGCCACGCTCGACGAGTCCGAATGGCCGGAATCCTTGCTGCTGCTGGGAGATCAGGTCTACGCCGACGAGACCACCCGCGAGATGCAGGCGTGGCTGGCTTCCCGGCGCGACACCGGCAAGCCGCCCGGCACCGAGGTGGCCGACTTCGAGGAGTACGCGCGGCTGTACCAGGAGGCGTGGCACGACGACTGGCTGCGCTGGCTGCTGTCCACGGTGCCGACGTCGATGATCTTCGACGACCACGACGTGCGCGACGACTGGAACACCTCCGAGGCCTGGCGCGAGCAGATGGCCGCGCTCGACTGGTGGCCACAGCGCATCCAGGGCGCGCTCGCTTCGTACTGGATCTACCAGCACATCGGCAATCTCTCCCCGGCCGAACTGGCCGAGGACCCGACCTTCCAGCAGGTCACCAAGTCCGGTGTGGACAATCTGCCCGCGCTGCGCGAGTTCGCCCACGAGGCCGACGCCGAAGCCGACGGCAAGAAGGGCGCGCGGTGGTCGTACCGGCGCGACTTCGGCCCGGTGCGGTTGCTGGTGATCGACACCAGGGCGGGCCGCGTGCTGCACGACGGCCACCGGTCCATGGTCGACGAGGACGAGTTCACCTGGATCGAGCGCAACGCCGACGGTGAATACGACCACCTGCTGATCGGCACGTCGCTGCCGTGGCTGCTGCCCCGGTCGCTGGCGCAGCTCCAGTCCGCCAACGAAGTCGCCTGCCGTCGCCCCGGCCTGCGCGGCCGCGTCGCCGAATGGGTGCGCCAGACCGGCGACCTGGAGCACTGGTCGGCCTTCCGCACCTCGTTCGACCGGCTCTCCGGGCTGATCACCCGCACCGGCCGCGCCGAGCGCGGGCCCGCGTCGATCTCCGTGCTCTCCGGCGACGTGCACCACGCCTACATCGCCAAGGCCGGCTACGCGCCCGAGGTGCCCGCCGCGATCAACCAGCTGACCTGCTCGCCGTTGCACAACACGGTGCCCTGGTACATGCGCCTGGTGTTCCGGATCGGCTGGTGGCGCGCGGCCGAGGCGGTGGCCGACCGGCTGGCGCGGCGGGCCGGGGTGCCGCCGCTGCCGCTGCGCTGGACGCGGACCTCGGGCCCGCACTTCGGCAACGCCATCGCCACCATCGACGTGGACGGCCGGGACGCGGTGGCGTTCCTGGAACAGTCGGGTGAGGCCGGGTTGACGCGGCTGCCCCCGGTGCGGCTCACTGAGCGCTGA